The Candidatus Abawacabacteria bacterium genomic sequence CGCTCGTTCATTCACGAGGCAGCCGGATTGGTTTGTAGCTTTAGGCTCAATTACTTATTTTCCCGTGAATTTAGGGAGAAATTAGTATTAATATTGCTATGAGTTCATCCGATACTGTGATATTTTATAGGTGAATTTTTCTTTGTTATGTACCGTCCTAATGTTGCTGCTGTGGTAGTGAACCACAATAAAGAGATTATGATCTGTAAGCGCAATGTTCCGCAAGAACATTGGCAATTTCCTCAGGGGGGCGTGGATGAGGGAGAGACTGAAGAACAAGCAGTTTTGCGTGAGCTACAGGAAGAGCTTGGTTCTAATAAATTTTCTTTATTGTATAAATCTAAAAACCTCTACCGCTATGAGTGGCCCGGACGCGGTAAGGAAAGCGAAGGAGATGAAATTATTGGTCAAGAACAACGCTTTTTCTTAGTATTGTTCTGGGGTGTTGATAGTGAAATCGAATTGGAAAAGGGGGGCAGACTTACTGAGTTTAAATGGGTACAGCCAGAGGTAGTGGTAGAAAAGATCTATCCTGCTCGTAAATCAACGTGTGAAGCAGTATTAAAAGAATTTGCTCCTATACTTAAGGTTGCTTCGACATGAAAAGTAATAAGTTCATTACTTTAGTAGTACTGTTTCAAGTATTGCTCGCTTCTTCAAGTGTCAGCGCTGCTAGCAATTTTAGTGATGTCCCTGTCGATCATGTTTATGCCCACGCCATTCAAGTACTGAAGGATAAAGGTATTGTTAGAGGTTACGATGGCATTAGATTTGGTCCTGAACAATTAATCACCAGAGCGGAGCTTTTGAAAATTGCTTTGGAAGGTGCTGATATTGACACCTCAGATCAAAAGAATAGCGCTTCACCTTTTATTGACTTGGATACGAAGCACTCTCTGCGTCAGTATGTTATTTATGCTAAAGAAAATAATATCGTCTCAGGGTATTCAGACAGCAGTTATCGTCCCAATCAACCAACCACCAGAGCTGAGGCGATAAAGATTTTACTTAATGTCAACGCCATTGTAGTTCCTCCGGCAATTACCAGGTCTCCCTATCAGGATTTGCGTAATAATGATCCGATCGCACCTTTTGTGATGACTGCTCGAGAAAAGAAAGTGATTCCAGCGAAGTATGAAGCAACAAATCTTGGTGCCGGAGAACACATTAAACGTGGGGAAGTGGCCGAAATGATGTATCGCTTACTCTATCTGAAAGAAAACAATCTTTCTGAGTATCCTGAAAATACAGCCTCTATTGTGGTAGTAACAGGTAATCACCCAGTTGATGTTTTTAAAAATATTACTGTCCAAACACCGATTGCTAAAACCATGGTCGCAAATACTTATTATCCAATTTCAGTAACGACTACAGCTGCAATAGTGAAAGTGATTATTGAAGATAATCATGAGCAACAGTCGGTTTGGGAATATAAGGTAGAAAATGGTCGAGCGACTTTTGATATCTTTTTTCCTAGTCCTGGTCAGTATCATATTGCTCTCCTCGCTGATGATAGTAAGCAAGCTGCTTCATTGCCTGTGGCAATACTGGAGAAATGGCTCATTGGTAGTGAAGGAGCACTAGAGGCTATTGCTGGTGCCCAATTTTCTGGTGATGAAAATCAGCGTATGTGGTTGATGTGGAGTGGAGCAGCTGGCAGAAAATTATTGCAACTTACCTGTGAACAGGGGAATAAAAAAGTGACTCGGTTACTCATGTCAGCAGGCGAAAAATGGGAATTAGATTATCAAATGTTCTATGGTTTTGTTGAAGGCAATATTAATTGTTCCTTAGCTCAAGCCAATGCTGAGTCAACTATAGCAACCGAGCAACCGCTTAGTTCTGCTTATTCCTGGTCTTTTCCTGCTATTACTCACCACTTCCGTACTTGGGATCAAAAGAATCTGACTTTGACAGGTGCTTTACCATTATTTACTGAGGCGAATTCATTGTCATTACAGGGGAAAGCGAAAATCCCTTTGGCCAATACTGCCGCAATTATTTTACCTTCAGGAAATGTCCAAACATTTTCTTTGCAAGCAGGAGATCAGGAAGTGCTGAATTCAGATATTCCTTGGCAATTACAGGTAGATCTCAATGAAACTGGAGTATATTTTTTAGAAATTAATGATACTGAGGGGCTAGCGGTATTGAATACGCCTATTTACCGCCAAAAAGGTATCCCTGTACTGCCAGATTTCATTGCCAAGCAAGAAGGTGTGGTGATCACCAACAAGACCCCCCTGACACCTTCAGAGAGAACTGACATGGTGCAAGAATTATTGCGTAGAATCAATGCTCTTCGGGTATCACAAGACAGAGATCCTGTGGTTTTGGATACTACTTTGAGCATTTTTGCTCAAGCGCATGCTGATGATATGGTTGCCCAAAATTATTTTTCCCATCGCGATAAAAGTGGCCGTGGTCCTGATCAGAGAAGGCAGCGTTTTGATGTTACTTTACCAGTAGGAGAAAATATTGCTTTGAGTATTGATATTGATGCTATCGATGAGGGCTTGAATCGCAGTGCTGTCCACCGTCTCAATACGCTACGTGCTCAATGGGCCCAAGTAGGTATCGGTATTGCTCGAGGCAGTGATGGTTTGCTCTATGCTGTAGAAGAATTCTCCACCCGTTCATTTATTGCTCGGCCTATGACGGAGGCTGAGCAACAAGAATTGCAAACGATGACTTTGGAACGTTTGAATCTTAACCGTGCTAATGAGCATTTATTCCCCTTAACTATCGGCACAGAATTTCAAGGGGCTATTGATACTTGGGAAGCAAATCCCAAAGGTACCGATCTGAAATCATTATTACTGGCAGCTGGTATGAAACGTGGCCGAGTACTTTCTATTGAAACTGATTATTCCCCTCATTTGCCAGCAGAGTTGTCCTTGCAAACCGCATTATCCGAGCCAGGTATCACTAAAATGATTATGGGTATTGCTTTTGTAGGGGAACGCATGCATACCCGAGTCGTGTTTTATTAGCAAAAATGCCCACCCTTTCTTATTCCGCTTTACAAACTTTTCGCACTTGTCCTTTACAGTATAAGTACGCCTACCTAGATAAATTCCCTGGTGAACAGACGGCGAGTATGCATTTTGGCACTTTGCTCCATCAAGTCATGGAAGAGCTCTATGCCACCAATTTGTTACCGGTAAGTAAAGATGAGTTGATCAATATTATTAGTAATAAATGGCGTGGTGATCTGTATCAGTCGGATCAATTTCAAGCGGAACAAGATTTTAAGGAGGCGATTGCTATTGCTAGTAGAGAATGGGAAAAGAGGCAAAGCCCAATTGCTCATCATACTATTGGTTTGGAAAAGCCTTTCATCTTTAAGGTGATTGACGATTTTTTAGTTAGAGGCCGCATTGATCGGGTCGATAAAGTGGATAATGAAACTTTGGAAATTATTGATTACAAAACTGGCCGCATGGTGCCGTCTCAAGGCGAATTGGAAAATAACTTACAATTAGCAGTGTACTATGTTGCCTTACGGGCTCTATGGCCAAACATGAAAAAAGTAAAGCTAACGCTCTACTATCTGCGTCCCGACATGGCTGTCAGTTTCGAACCAGGTCTGGATTTTGAGCAAATGTCTTTAGATAAGTTGAAAACAGTAATTGCCAGTATTAAGCAAAGTGATTTTGGCCCCACAGTTGGTTCTCATTGCCAGCGCTGTTCCTATAGATCTGTCTGTCCTATGATGAAACACAAATATGCTAAGCCTGAAGCAGTCCAAGCGGGTAAGACTTTAGCTGATACCTATGTGCAATTGGTAACTGAACGCAAGGCTATCGAAGCACAAATTGATCAAACTAAAGAGCATTTGGATCAATTCTTTGCCAACAATGAAGTGCAACAAGTATTTGGCACTACTGCTGCTGTCCGCAAGTCCACTAGCCAAGTAAGCCGATTGAATGGAGCCCAAGTGAAAACCTATTTAGAAGCCCAAGGCAATCTATCCGACTTCATCGAAACCAAAGTTGAAAGTAGATTAGTGATTAGTCAATCATTAACCCCCATAGAAGAAATATAGCGCCTCGTCTCTCCATTCGTAATTTGTAATTCGTAATTTCTATGCACCTTCTTCTCTACGGCGATGACAGCGCTCTGCTCAGAGACAAACTGGCTGCCTTTAAATCACAGTTTAGTAAAATGTATCCTGATGGTGAAGTGATTACTCTTTATCATGATGATTTACCTGAGTTAGATATCATGGCAGATTTGTTAACTACGGATTCATTATTTGGCAGCAAAAAGCTTTTTATTTTCAAAGGCCTCATTCCTCAATTGGAAAAGAAGAATGCTCAAGAATTAATTCCTTGGTTGCACTCAGGTGGCGCATTACATACAGTTATTTATTATGAAGAGGGGAATCTTGAGGCGCAAAAATCTGAGTTCATTCAAGATCTTCAGAAGCGAACACTATTAGATCCTAAATATGTGTTCTTTTGTCGTAAGGGGAGAGGCTTTAGCCATAATACTAATTTAACTACAGAGCAAAAGCTTTATCTAGATCAAGTTTATGCTGATGATAGTGCCTTAGCAAAACAAGAAATGAAAAAAGTAGAGCTATTGCAAAGAGCAGGGCATCCAGAATTGATTAATCAAGTGTTTAGTGACTTTCAAATGTCGCTTTCGGTATTTCCTTTTATTGACAGTATCTTTGCTCGTGATGTCCGCAAGTCAACTTCATTGTTAAAGAGTTTGTTAGAACAAGGGGAAAATGAACTGATGCTTCTCACTATGCTTATCAACCATATGAAAAAGATCCTTTTTGTCCTTGATGCTGAAGATAAGGGCGGCGATATCGATGGTTTACTGAAAAAAATGAGGGTGCATGCTTTTGTGGCTAAAAAGTTGCTACAACAAAAGCGAGCATTTACTTTGATTCAAGCTAAAATGTGGCTCGCAAACTTATTGCAAATTGATTTGTTGGCTAAGCAAGGGAAAGTGGATCCGAAAATAGCTCTTAGCCAATTTTGTGTTAGTATTGGCACGTAGTCTTTTCGCATATGCTTCGTCGTAAATGGCAAGAGAACATCACCATGCGCATGCTCCTGGGAGTGTGTATTTTTCTGGCCATATACCAGATGTACACCTATGCCGTGAAAAGCTATCAAGATTATCAAATCAATCAACAAATTCGCCAAGGTGAAGCTGAAATTACCCAATTGGAACAGGATAACCGTCATATGCAGGAATACTTAAAGTATTTAGATACCGAAGCATACAAAGAGAAGGAGGCTAAGCGAATTAAAAATGTTAAGAATCCGAATGAAGATGTCTTTATTATCCGCAATCAAGGATTAGAAAAAGTAGATTCAGCCCAAAATCAGCAAATAAATTCATGGTTAGCACTTTCTAATCCTGAAAGGTGGTGGAAGTTCTTTTTGAGATAGTTATTAACCAATATCTATGTTGCTCTTATTCCAAAAAGAGAGTTGTCCCTATTGCGCTAAAGTTCGCTTGGCTCTCACTAATCTGCAGCTTTCCTTTGTCTCTATTAATTCCAAAAGTGGTTATCCTGCTAGAGATATTCAAATAAAATTGGGTGGCATCGATCAAGTTCCGTTTTTAGTTGATATTGATCGCGGCGTGCTAATGTATGAATCTGATGATATAGTAGCGTATCTAGAAAAAACTTATGGCAAATAAAAGGGGAGTGGTGATGCTCAGGGCTGGTAGAGAACGGTCAGTACAGAAATTTCATCCTTGGGTATTCTCAGGGGCAATTACTAAAGTTGACGCGCAAAAGGGTGATATTGTTGATATTATTGATAACAAGGAACAGTTTTTAGCCTGCGGCTATTTTAATGACAGTGCCACCATTGCTTGTCGTATTCTCACTTGGCATCAAACTGAAGAGATTGACCAAGCATTTTTTGCTAATAAATTACGTTCGGCTTATATCCAACGTCAGCCATTTCTGACTGAAACTAATGCCTATCGTTTATGTTTCAGTGAAGCTGATGGTTTGCCAGGACTGATTGTTGATGTCTATGATCAAGTGGTGGTGATCCAAATCTCTACTCTTGGTATGGAAAGGTGGCGAGATACTATTGTCAAAGCTCTCGTGGATGTTTTGAGTCCTAGCTCTATTTATGAAAAAAGTGAAAGCGAAAGTCGTGCTATTGAAGGACTAGGAGAAAGTAATGGTTTGCTCTGGGGAGAACTCAAAACCGGTATGGTAGAGATAAAAGAGGGTAATGCTACCTTTTTAGTTGATGTTATCAATGGTCAAAAAACAGGTTTTTTCTTAGATCAAAGAGCAAATCGCTTAAGTATTGCCCCATACGTAAAAGATAAAGTTGTATTGAATACATTCTCTTATACTGGCGGCTTTAGTATTCATGCCGCTTTGGCTGATGCTAAACAAGTAGTTAGCGTAGATAGTTCCGAAAGTGCTATTGCTTTAGCAAAAGAGAATGCCCAGCAAAATAAAGTAGCTGATAAATGCTTATTCAGTTGTGAAGATGTGTTCGAATACCTAAAAAAAACTGATCAGCAATTTGATGTGATCATTCTCGATCCACCTGGTTTTGTGAAGTCAAAAAAAGATTTACAAGCGGGGACAAATGCTTATCGAGTATTGTATCAATTAGCTCTAAAACGTTTAAGCCGCAATGGTATACTCATTACGGCATCATGTTCTGGCTGGGTAGATCGAGCACTCTTTCACAAAATCGCTTTTTGGGCATGTGAAAAGAATGGCGTAGTATTAAAGCTGATCGCAGAAAGCGGACATACCTGGGACCACCCTATTTCAGTTTTTTTCCCTGAGGGAGAGTATCTGAAATATGCTGTATATCAGCGAGCGAATTAAGACTTAGTTCTAGTAGCAGTTCGTTGAGCTATTACAGCATCAGCTTCAGCAGCAGCAATTTGTTGTGTTTCGATTTCGTCAATAACAATGCGCACTTTTGCTAATGATTCTAGTTCGTGGTGTTGTTGAAATAACGATCCCAATGGGCCAATGATGCGAGCGATAGTGTCGCGGTTGCCTATACGTGAGCCAATGATAGCTCTTTCCCACGCAGTTAGTTGTCTTTTCATTTCCTCAACAATAATTCTAGTCAACTCCATTAATTGGGCACCTTCTTTTCTTTGCTCGATATCGTCGCTGCATAGCAAAATATAGGCCTGTTCACGTAAATTGTCAGTTACAGCAACCCATTGCCAAAAACGAGCTGCATCTAGCGAGTACTGACCATTAAAACTATCTACAATTTGTTTCCTGGTTTCACCGCCACTTAAGATTGCTGTTATCCACCATCGTGATGCGTGAGCGATGCGATTATTCAAATGTTCAAACCGGGCTTTACCTTGAGGTATCTTTTGTAAGGCCAATTCAGCTCTTAAGGGATAACGAGTTTCACCAGCTCTTGCCATTGCTATTCCTTGTAAAATATAGGCGGCAAATTGAGGGCCAAGATTATTTAGGTTGGCATCTTTACTATAAGCTAGTATTTCTTCTCTTACTGAAGCTGGTTCCGTCATCGGTTTTGCCACTTCTCCGTTCCCCACTGCTTCAGCGGCTTGTGCCATGATACTCTCCCAATTGGCTAGATTTAGTGCTTTGGTTGTCATAATAAATTTGTGAATGGCTATCTTATACCAATAAAATGAGAAGTCAATCATTACTTAATGAAGGCATTTAATAGTTGCTTATTGCGCCAAAATAATTAGTTGTTTTGTCTAATTCCTTTGTTAGAAAGTCTAGGAAATTTTTAGTACAGTGAAACCTTCACAATACTTCTATGCCATTAGGAACTCCCGAATTATTACTGCTTGCAGCATTAGGTCTTCCTTCTTCAGGATCGGAGTATAGAAAAAGTTTTCGGGATGTCGTTGAGTTCAGTTTTGTTACTACAGGGCGTGATCATCTTCGCGTTCATAGTATGGATCAAAGACAAATAATTGGTGCCGTGCTTGCTCGTGATCGTCGTCGGCAGCAGCTTGATGGAAGAATTAGTTCTGAAAAAAAACATCATCGGGCGCCTCGGCGCAAAAAGCCCGATTATTGGCAGGAAAAAGCACTACGTGATGCCAATAGGCATGGTGGCAATTCTTAGATGATCTGAAAGCCATATTTGCTGAAGTGTACTTGCGTATTTATAATAACTGAGTAAAATGCTGACAGTTCTTCCGGTTACTTTATCGACGCGGGGTAGAGCAGTTGGCAGCTCGCAAGGCTCATAACCTTGAGGTCGCTGGTTCGAGTCCAGCCCCCGCAACCAATACGAGCACCGTAGGTGCGGCGTGTCTTATCCTAATCCTTATCCTCCCCTTATACCTTCTCCTTCACCAGAAGCAGTTTTGACGATGCTCGAAGGATCAGGATAAGTATAAGGATAAAATGAGGAATTCTGGAGTATTCAATCCGGGCTATTTCTCTGAGTCTATTGGAAATAGTGGTGAATATGAATTAATGTCTCAAGGCTATAATCATACCAGTAGGAAAATCTTTATATGAAAACTATTCTTCACTTAGCGATATCAGCTGACGGTTTTATAGCAGAGTCAAATGGTAATTCAGACTGGGTGTTACCAGCTGACGAGGACCTTTTTATCCAGCGCGCTCATGATGCTGGTTGTTTAGTTGTGGGGAAAACTACATTTCAGCAATATCAAAATAAGATCTATCCGGTAAAAGATGTATTGAATATTGTACTGACTCATGATGATAATTTTCAGGCAAAAAATATAATGGTTGCGGATTCTCCTGCAAGAGCCTTACAAATAGCCCAAGAACAAGGTTGCCCAGGATTATTAATTGCTGGTGGAGCAAAAACTAGTGCTACATTTTTACAAGCGAATCTCCTTGATGAAATATTCTTTTCTGTCCATCCTTTGATTTTGGGGGCAGGTATAAAACCATTTGGAGGCTTGGTCACAGTACGAAATATTTCGCTAATTGGTACCAAATCTTTGGCCAATGGCCTTGTCCAGTTACATTATAGAAGAGCCTAATCGCTAAATGAGCTATGCTCCTCTAGGCGATTAATGATCATATAAGTAGATTGTCATCTTTGATAAATATTCATGGCTTTGGTCCGAAAGGTAGTTTGTCCGCATATTCAAACCGCAGAATTTGATGGTTTTGGCGAAGATTGGCGAGTAGATGATGATGCTTCTTTTGAATCAGTTTGGCAGCATAATGAGCAAGATTTGCGAACAGCTGTGCGGGCTAGAGGGTTTGTGATTTTGCATTGTCCCGTTACACAATTTAGACATGGAACAATACCATGGGTAAAAGCAGAAGATATCTTTTTTGTAGAAATCCCTTTTCATACTGATGGTTATTGTGGTGATCAAATAGTACTGCTGACTCAACACGCTCAAGCGTTACCTCGTTCTCCAGGGACGCTGATTGCTCCAGCCAGTGTGGTGAATGAGGCCTTGAAAAAGGAAAAGTATTATCAGACGCCATCACGCCAAAGTATGCGTGGCCTTTTGGCACAGCCAAATCCTGAGCAATATTTACTTCATGAAGTAATGTATCAACATTGGTTACCTAGGCGCCAAGCTGCAATATTAGATATTCAGCGTGATATCGCTCAAGCTGAAGCGGCGAATATGTACTGTCATGACTGGTGGCAAAATGATGGTGCGGTACTCTTGGTAGATGTATCTTGTCCACCTATTAATACTGTTCATGCCCGCTTATTTGGTTATGAAGGAGAAAAATTGTGGGGTGGACCATTCTTTCGTGCGCTTATCAGATAAAACGTTGTGTTATAGTTGGTCTGCACAATTTCTTATATGTCATTTATTAAGAATTTAAGTGAGGTTTCAGAGCAAGATACTAAACTAATAGGGAAAAAAGCAGCTGTATTGGCTGAATTATTGCGATTGGGTACCAATGTTCCTGCAGGCTTTATTCTCACTACTGAAGCCTTTGAACAGTGGCAACAAAATGGTAAAAGAGAAATTAGCACGGCAGTGCAAACTGAACTATTAGCCTCATTTGATCATTTAGACACAGAAAAAGTAGCTGTGCGTTCGAGTGCCATTGGGGAAGATGGCAAAGTAGCTTCTTGGGCTGGACAGTTTGAAACTGTGCTTAATGTAGAAAGAAACCAGCTAGTGGCAGCAGTGCTCAAATGTTGGCAAGCTGCTAGTAGTACCAGAGTAAAGGCATATGCTGCTCAACATGCTATAGACATCAGTAAAAATCCCTTAGCCTTATTGATTCAAGTAATGATTTCTAGTGAAGTAGCAGGTGTTGCTTTTTCCCTACACCCAGTCACCCAAAGCACGGAGCAAATTTTGATCGAAGCAGTGAGTGGTATAGGAGAGAGTCTCGTCTCTGGTGCAGTGACACCGGATAGATTTGTAGTAGAAAAAAGTAGTGACAAAGTAATAGAGCACAGCGCCCATAGCACTACACTTACTGATCATGAAATTGTTCAATTGTCCGCTATCATTAAAATGATAGAAAAACAGATGCAATGTCCTGTGGACGTGGAATGGGCTAAAGTCGGTAGTGAATTTTTTATCCTCCAAAGCAGGCCAGTTACCACTCAGGTCACTACCAATGATGACAATACTTTGCGACCAACTGTGAAAAGAGATTTGTCGCTTTTTTCAGTGCAAGCTTGGCAAAAAGGTTATGGCGAATACTTTGAGAAAAGCTATGGCTATACACATCGGGCCTTTTTTTATTACGACGGTAAGAAAGTAAATTTTTATCCTAGATTAAGTGACTTTTCTTGTTTTAAAAAAGTGATTATTCCTATGGTCATTCATGATCAGACTTTATTCCAGCGGCTTAATACACAATTCAAAGCAGACATTAGCGAATTAAAAGCTATTAAAGATATTTCTAGAGAAAATATTACCGAGATCTTTGATTTAATTGCTCGCAGTATGAGTTTCTACATGTTGGTGGTAGGAGATGCTTTTGTGGAGGCTCGACCAGAGGCTTGGGAATCACGGCACATGTCAGAAGGTGTGCTCTATGAAGTAGACGAAAAAGTAGAACAATTTTTACAGCAGCTATTGCAGCTAGATGGCCGAAATCCTAAATGGGCGCATGTTATGAGCTTGGAGGAAGTACTGGCTTATATTGATCAATCACCATTGGATTGGTCGGTGATTGAGCGCCGCTTGAATGGATACATTATCCAAGATAATCGGCTGCTTGCCGAGCAAGATTTCAACCTGTTCTGTACTGAAAATCATTTACTGAATCCTGAAATTTTGGCCGACAAACAAGTTACTGAATTAAAAGGCGATATTGCCTATCCAGGAATAGTGAGTGGTAAAGTGAAATTAGTATTAAATCGGGAAGATATTGATCATGTCGAGGCTGGAGATATTATGGTGTGTACCATGACCAATGTGAATTATTACCCAGCTATGCGCAAAGCTGCTGGAGTAATTACTGATGAAGGGGGGATCACTTGTCATGCAGCAATTGCCGTAAGAGAATTGAAAAAGGTTTGTTTGGTGGGAACTAAACAAGCCACGCAACTTTTGAAAGATGGTGACATGGTGACTCTTGATGCTCAATCTGGTAGAGTGCTGCTGTCTTAGTTTGACAGCATAAAAAGGGAAGTGGCAAGATACGGCCGCGTTACTTTACTATGTCTGAGATTATCAATGGCGTTCAATTTTCGGGAAATATACTTTGTCCCAATTGGAGATCGCAGACTTATTCTGAAGGTTTTGGCCGAGAATTAATTCCTGATCATTGCTTGGATTTTGATCATTGGTTAGATCGTGATCGTAAAGTAGTGCAAGCTCTAGTGAGAACTTGGGGGGCTATTGCTATTAATCCAGCAGCTATTCGCGAGAAGTTGCCCAGATGGGTTCGTCTCCATGGGCCATGTGCCAGATTTTCTGCTCCTTGGCATGCTGATGGGGGGATGGGCTTTGAAGTAATAGTATTGGCTCAAGGGGTAAAGGATAGACCACGAAATATGCCCACATTAGTTGCTCCAGCAAAAGCAACTTTCCGTCTTTTGCAGCAAGTTTTTCAAGCACAAGCTGCAACCATACGCCCGGATATTAGAGCTAAGCTACAACCTTTATTGGCTGCCGAACAAGAACCATGTGCCAATACTTTTGCTGCTTTGCATTATCAATTTAATGAACCTTGTAGGATTACCAGGCACACTTTACGAAGAATAATAGATGAAGCGAAACGTCTGGGAGCGGACTTGGTCTACGAGCATAGATGGTCACCAGGAAGCGTATTGCTTATCGAT encodes the following:
- a CDS encoding NUDIX domain-containing protein, whose amino-acid sequence is MYRPNVAAVVVNHNKEIMICKRNVPQEHWQFPQGGVDEGETEEQAVLRELQEELGSNKFSLLYKSKNLYRYEWPGRGKESEGDEIIGQEQRFFLVLFWGVDSEIELEKGGRLTEFKWVQPEVVVEKIYPARKSTCEAVLKEFAPILKVAST
- a CDS encoding S-layer homology domain-containing protein, whose translation is MKSNKFITLVVLFQVLLASSSVSAASNFSDVPVDHVYAHAIQVLKDKGIVRGYDGIRFGPEQLITRAELLKIALEGADIDTSDQKNSASPFIDLDTKHSLRQYVIYAKENNIVSGYSDSSYRPNQPTTRAEAIKILLNVNAIVVPPAITRSPYQDLRNNDPIAPFVMTAREKKVIPAKYEATNLGAGEHIKRGEVAEMMYRLLYLKENNLSEYPENTASIVVVTGNHPVDVFKNITVQTPIAKTMVANTYYPISVTTTAAIVKVIIEDNHEQQSVWEYKVENGRATFDIFFPSPGQYHIALLADDSKQAASLPVAILEKWLIGSEGALEAIAGAQFSGDENQRMWLMWSGAAGRKLLQLTCEQGNKKVTRLLMSAGEKWELDYQMFYGFVEGNINCSLAQANAESTIATEQPLSSAYSWSFPAITHHFRTWDQKNLTLTGALPLFTEANSLSLQGKAKIPLANTAAIILPSGNVQTFSLQAGDQEVLNSDIPWQLQVDLNETGVYFLEINDTEGLAVLNTPIYRQKGIPVLPDFIAKQEGVVITNKTPLTPSERTDMVQELLRRINALRVSQDRDPVVLDTTLSIFAQAHADDMVAQNYFSHRDKSGRGPDQRRQRFDVTLPVGENIALSIDIDAIDEGLNRSAVHRLNTLRAQWAQVGIGIARGSDGLLYAVEEFSTRSFIARPMTEAEQQELQTMTLERLNLNRANEHLFPLTIGTEFQGAIDTWEANPKGTDLKSLLLAAGMKRGRVLSIETDYSPHLPAELSLQTALSEPGITKMIMGIAFVGERMHTRVVFY
- a CDS encoding PD-(D/E)XK nuclease family protein; translated protein: MPTLSYSALQTFRTCPLQYKYAYLDKFPGEQTASMHFGTLLHQVMEELYATNLLPVSKDELINIISNKWRGDLYQSDQFQAEQDFKEAIAIASREWEKRQSPIAHHTIGLEKPFIFKVIDDFLVRGRIDRVDKVDNETLEIIDYKTGRMVPSQGELENNLQLAVYYVALRALWPNMKKVKLTLYYLRPDMAVSFEPGLDFEQMSLDKLKTVIASIKQSDFGPTVGSHCQRCSYRSVCPMMKHKYAKPEAVQAGKTLADTYVQLVTERKAIEAQIDQTKEHLDQFFANNEVQQVFGTTAAVRKSTSQVSRLNGAQVKTYLEAQGNLSDFIETKVESRLVISQSLTPIEEI
- a CDS encoding septum formation initiator family protein: MLRRKWQENITMRMLLGVCIFLAIYQMYTYAVKSYQDYQINQQIRQGEAEITQLEQDNRHMQEYLKYLDTEAYKEKEAKRIKNVKNPNEDVFIIRNQGLEKVDSAQNQQINSWLALSNPERWWKFFLR
- a CDS encoding glutathione S-transferase N-terminal domain-containing protein encodes the protein MLLLFQKESCPYCAKVRLALTNLQLSFVSINSKSGYPARDIQIKLGGIDQVPFLVDIDRGVLMYESDDIVAYLEKTYGK
- a CDS encoding class I SAM-dependent rRNA methyltransferase translates to MANKRGVVMLRAGRERSVQKFHPWVFSGAITKVDAQKGDIVDIIDNKEQFLACGYFNDSATIACRILTWHQTEEIDQAFFANKLRSAYIQRQPFLTETNAYRLCFSEADGLPGLIVDVYDQVVVIQISTLGMERWRDTIVKALVDVLSPSSIYEKSESESRAIEGLGESNGLLWGELKTGMVEIKEGNATFLVDVINGQKTGFFLDQRANRLSIAPYVKDKVVLNTFSYTGGFSIHAALADAKQVVSVDSSESAIALAKENAQQNKVADKCLFSCEDVFEYLKKTDQQFDVIILDPPGFVKSKKDLQAGTNAYRVLYQLALKRLSRNGILITASCSGWVDRALFHKIAFWACEKNGVVLKLIAESGHTWDHPISVFFPEGEYLKYAVYQRAN
- a CDS encoding dihydrofolate reductase, which codes for MKTILHLAISADGFIAESNGNSDWVLPADEDLFIQRAHDAGCLVVGKTTFQQYQNKIYPVKDVLNIVLTHDDNFQAKNIMVADSPARALQIAQEQGCPGLLIAGGAKTSATFLQANLLDEIFFSVHPLILGAGIKPFGGLVTVRNISLIGTKSLANGLVQLHYRRA